In one Streptomyces sp. NBC_00597 genomic region, the following are encoded:
- a CDS encoding AAA domain-containing protein, which produces MNVPRRHAKNPDVIGQTASLIGFLKEVVQSSNQRLRDDRRSRERLWLVAMPPSVRRPSDRLDGLLFTLDHVPQTSPPPLPDLLDGWVSTERCQDADGGDPPLEDEGPGQELVPAADGSQSWEQAAEQTVRREDADEVLRAYGPWLTRWRKWAERERAERALRELYDQVYGWHQKLTQQDDQLELVLATGLLTWSDPRGDAIHRHLLTHRVETLVDRKTARLTVRLMAEGAVRLEDQSFLDTDDGWAPERSAALTEEIAAQSLHLLGSEALEQLAQWQERVLQRPVSFSAEWQPPREPEAGARLTYAPALVLRPRDRNALLGFYDRIADSVSSEGHAPLGLAQLVLPLNSEERVNWDGREIPPLFGDDPLFPGKTNERQRSVLRRLEHDTGVVVQGPPGTGKTHTIANLVSALLAQGQRVLVTSARDQALTVLRDKLPPAVRDLCVLLLSSARQDGADELERTVNALTDQVAASDPEQLQDEIHRLSARREEVRGRISTLTEQVIALREAEVYRHPEIAPGYAGTLAAIVQRVQESAGHHSWIGLVPADGPTPSVPPLSPTQAVELLSLLRDGAAEPRAGGTLPDPDDLPSPEALAQALSASRVTNEGLSSGAVRIRGDLARLDSSVTDELTSLVDSCRTALHHLGLSPQATQWDEGKWATKALTDRLSRENLALWRRVSGLADQLVDISERLNEQGMTRVTVPGQLSTEQGDAMLTAGSALREHLVSGGKLRVRGSFRASRAQKAAQDLLDSCTVNGHSPETLEDLDAALAHLRARSAVATLAERWGQVQVPVSEGPLEVRLASLTEAYARLEHVDTFGAGRERIDELLVHHGMHIALTSKSAWQDFAGALSAVSDRRAADEATAQLLAWEEQLRTPVDGSHPTTEAVAAAQAVREQDVDRYAKELEALREAHRREHRRRRCAVLLESVRRAHPLLADQLTHDPGDRAWEARLESLAEAWAWAVASAFVHRQRTPGRERQIEGELAQCERHLEDITGELAATWGRWHCLHRMTQEQRSALQAYRNHMSSYGKGKGRGAGRYRAAAYDAMKTAQEAVPAWVMPISQVAEMVQPRRDAFDVVIVDEASQAGMDALFLLWLAPRVIVVGDDKQCAPPLSGMGRHQAIHDRLVSHLPDMPPRLRTLYGPSTNLYQLLSTFFPKVIRLEEHFRCMPEIIGWSSQTFYNNKLQPLRQYGGERLDPLVTHFVEGAVTQGRDSRIRNPKEAEAIVDCLARLVADPDYRDRTMGVITLQGSIGQVKLLEKLIQERIPAPMLERHQIRVGSPASFQGDERHVILLSMVVTDPPRITGGSRSERQAYNVAASRAQDQMWLFYSVPPDRLKREDMRLNLLSYMENPPSVLAGSEDIGEVVGDVPQKPFESLFEQQVYLHLKARGYHVVPQYPAGNKRLDLVVVGARGRLAVECDGDRYHSTPEQIRHDQRRDRELQRVGWTFWRIRESEFRFGPEEALSGLWDELERLGIHPATFEGTSDRTRSSATPTSVQWTPFDLSSDEGLADDMAEAPEDPGTDDLANTLHKAEDNEVDDETDDSTEGSA; this is translated from the coding sequence GTGAACGTACCGCGACGTCACGCGAAGAACCCCGACGTCATCGGCCAGACTGCCAGTCTGATCGGCTTCCTCAAGGAGGTCGTGCAGAGCAGCAACCAACGACTTCGTGATGACCGCCGCTCAAGGGAGCGGTTATGGCTGGTCGCCATGCCCCCCTCGGTACGACGCCCGTCCGACCGACTCGACGGGCTGCTGTTCACGCTTGACCACGTTCCGCAGACATCGCCGCCCCCACTCCCGGATCTGCTGGATGGATGGGTGTCCACGGAACGCTGCCAGGACGCGGACGGCGGTGACCCGCCGCTTGAAGATGAAGGACCGGGGCAGGAACTCGTGCCCGCAGCGGACGGCAGCCAATCCTGGGAACAGGCGGCGGAGCAGACCGTCCGCCGAGAGGATGCGGACGAGGTACTCCGAGCCTACGGTCCCTGGCTAACGCGCTGGCGGAAGTGGGCGGAGAGGGAGCGCGCGGAGCGAGCCCTTCGGGAGCTGTACGACCAGGTCTACGGGTGGCACCAGAAGCTGACCCAGCAGGATGATCAGCTAGAACTCGTGCTCGCCACAGGGCTCTTGACTTGGAGCGATCCACGTGGTGACGCCATTCACCGTCACCTGCTTACCCACCGCGTGGAGACCTTGGTAGACCGGAAGACCGCCAGGCTCACAGTGCGGCTCATGGCCGAGGGAGCCGTGCGGCTAGAGGACCAATCATTCCTCGACACCGATGACGGCTGGGCGCCCGAACGCTCGGCCGCGCTCACCGAGGAGATCGCGGCCCAGTCACTGCACCTGCTTGGATCTGAGGCCTTGGAGCAGTTGGCCCAGTGGCAGGAGCGGGTACTGCAACGGCCCGTGTCCTTCAGTGCCGAGTGGCAGCCGCCCCGCGAGCCCGAAGCAGGCGCGCGTCTCACGTACGCTCCCGCACTTGTGCTGCGTCCACGGGACCGCAATGCTCTGCTGGGCTTCTACGACCGGATCGCGGACAGCGTGTCCTCCGAGGGACACGCGCCTCTGGGCCTCGCCCAGCTGGTACTGCCGCTGAACTCCGAAGAGCGCGTGAACTGGGACGGCCGCGAGATTCCGCCCCTATTCGGGGACGACCCGCTCTTCCCAGGAAAGACCAACGAACGTCAACGCAGTGTCCTGCGGCGGCTGGAGCACGACACGGGCGTGGTGGTTCAAGGCCCACCGGGCACCGGCAAGACCCACACGATCGCCAATCTGGTCTCCGCGCTGCTGGCGCAGGGGCAGAGGGTCTTGGTGACCAGCGCCCGCGACCAGGCCCTGACGGTCCTGCGGGACAAGCTTCCTCCCGCCGTACGGGACCTGTGCGTCCTCCTGCTGAGCTCGGCACGGCAGGACGGGGCGGACGAGCTGGAACGCACGGTCAACGCTCTCACCGATCAGGTCGCCGCGAGTGACCCTGAGCAACTGCAGGACGAGATCCATCGACTCTCCGCCCGCCGGGAGGAGGTGCGGGGAAGGATCAGCACGCTCACCGAGCAGGTGATCGCACTACGGGAGGCCGAGGTCTACCGGCACCCGGAGATCGCACCGGGATACGCCGGCACTCTCGCCGCAATTGTGCAGCGTGTGCAAGAAAGCGCCGGACATCACTCCTGGATCGGTCTTGTGCCGGCTGACGGCCCGACCCCGTCTGTCCCTCCGCTGTCCCCCACGCAAGCGGTGGAACTGCTGAGCCTGCTGCGCGACGGTGCGGCTGAGCCACGCGCCGGTGGCACTCTGCCAGACCCCGACGACCTCCCCTCCCCCGAAGCCTTGGCCCAGGCACTCTCAGCCAGCCGCGTCACCAACGAGGGCCTGTCCTCTGGGGCGGTCCGCATCCGCGGCGATCTTGCCAGGCTCGACAGCTCTGTCACCGATGAGCTGACCTCTCTCGTGGATTCCTGCCGTACGGCTCTGCACCACCTGGGTCTGTCTCCGCAGGCCACACAATGGGATGAGGGCAAGTGGGCCACCAAGGCCCTCACCGACCGACTCTCCCGTGAGAACCTCGCGCTGTGGCGTCGCGTGTCCGGACTTGCCGATCAACTCGTCGACATCTCAGAACGGCTGAACGAACAGGGGATGACGCGCGTCACCGTGCCCGGGCAGCTCTCCACGGAACAAGGGGATGCGATGCTCACGGCGGGTTCTGCGCTGCGCGAGCACCTCGTCTCGGGTGGCAAGCTGCGAGTCCGCGGCAGCTTCCGTGCCTCGCGGGCGCAGAAGGCCGCGCAGGACCTCCTCGACTCGTGCACTGTGAACGGTCACTCACCCGAAACGCTGGAGGATCTCGACGCCGCCCTTGCTCACCTCCGCGCCCGCTCCGCCGTTGCCACGCTTGCGGAGCGGTGGGGCCAAGTGCAGGTGCCCGTATCCGAAGGGCCGCTGGAAGTTCGGCTGGCGTCGCTGACGGAGGCGTACGCACGCCTGGAACATGTCGACACGTTCGGCGCCGGCCGCGAGCGCATCGACGAGCTGCTCGTACATCACGGGATGCACATCGCTCTCACTTCCAAGTCGGCATGGCAGGACTTCGCCGGCGCCCTCTCTGCGGTCTCCGACCGACGAGCGGCGGACGAGGCTACGGCCCAGTTGCTTGCTTGGGAGGAGCAACTGCGCACACCGGTAGATGGCTCCCACCCCACCACCGAAGCTGTGGCCGCCGCCCAAGCCGTTCGGGAGCAGGACGTCGACCGATACGCCAAGGAACTTGAGGCGCTGCGCGAGGCTCATCGGCGTGAACACCGCCGGCGTCGGTGCGCCGTGCTACTCGAAAGCGTCCGCCGGGCCCACCCGCTGCTCGCGGACCAGCTGACGCACGACCCTGGCGACCGGGCATGGGAAGCTCGCCTGGAGTCTCTGGCGGAGGCGTGGGCCTGGGCCGTGGCCTCGGCCTTCGTCCACCGTCAGCGCACACCGGGACGCGAACGTCAGATCGAAGGCGAACTGGCTCAGTGTGAACGTCATCTGGAGGACATCACCGGTGAACTCGCTGCCACGTGGGGAAGGTGGCACTGTCTGCACCGCATGACGCAAGAGCAGCGGTCAGCGCTCCAGGCGTACCGCAACCACATGTCCTCGTACGGCAAGGGCAAAGGGCGCGGTGCGGGCCGCTACCGTGCCGCGGCATACGACGCCATGAAGACGGCGCAGGAAGCGGTTCCCGCGTGGGTCATGCCCATCTCCCAGGTCGCCGAGATGGTGCAACCGAGGCGGGACGCGTTCGACGTCGTCATCGTCGACGAGGCTAGTCAGGCCGGCATGGACGCCTTGTTCCTGCTGTGGCTGGCGCCCCGCGTCATCGTCGTGGGGGACGACAAACAGTGCGCGCCCCCACTCAGTGGCATGGGCCGGCACCAGGCGATCCATGACCGGCTCGTCTCGCACCTGCCGGACATGCCGCCGAGGCTGCGCACGCTGTACGGACCTTCCACCAACCTCTACCAGCTCCTGTCCACCTTCTTCCCGAAGGTGATCCGGTTGGAGGAGCACTTCCGTTGCATGCCGGAGATCATCGGCTGGTCTTCGCAGACCTTCTACAACAACAAGCTGCAGCCTCTGCGCCAGTACGGCGGTGAGCGCCTCGACCCCCTCGTGACCCACTTCGTCGAAGGGGCCGTTACCCAGGGGCGCGACAGCAGGATCCGCAACCCGAAGGAGGCCGAGGCCATCGTCGACTGCCTGGCCAGGCTCGTAGCGGACCCTGACTACCGCGACCGGACCATGGGCGTCATCACCCTTCAGGGGTCGATCGGTCAGGTCAAGCTCCTGGAAAAGCTCATCCAGGAACGTATCCCGGCGCCGATGCTTGAACGCCACCAGATTCGTGTGGGCAGCCCGGCGTCGTTCCAGGGAGACGAACGGCACGTCATCCTGCTGTCGATGGTCGTCACCGATCCGCCGCGCATCACGGGAGGTTCCCGCAGCGAACGACAGGCATACAACGTCGCCGCGTCCCGGGCACAGGACCAGATGTGGCTCTTCTACTCGGTACCGCCGGACCGATTGAAGAGGGAGGACATGCGACTCAACCTCCTGTCCTATATGGAGAACCCGCCATCGGTACTTGCCGGCTCCGAAGACATCGGAGAGGTGGTGGGCGATGTGCCGCAGAAGCCCTTCGAATCGCTCTTCGAGCAGCAGGTCTACCTGCACCTGAAGGCCCGCGGATATCACGTCGTCCCGCAGTATCCGGCAGGGAACAAGCGCCTCGACCTCGTCGTCGTAGGGGCACGTGGGCGCCTGGCCGTGGAGTGCGACGGCGACCGGTATCACTCGACACCCGAGCAGATCCGGCATGACCAACGGCGCGACCGTGAACTCCAACGCGTCGGCTGGACGTTCTGGCGGATTCGCGAGAGCGAGTTCCGATTCGGCCCTGAGGAGGCATTGTCCGGCCTATGGGATGAGCTCGAACGACTTGGCATCCATCCGGCCACATTCGAGGGGACCAGTGACCGGACCCGTTCGTCCGCCACACCCACCAGCGTGCAGTGGACCCCCTTCGACCTCTCCTCCGACGAGGGCCTGGCCGACGACATGGCGGAGGCACCCGAGGACCCGGGTACGGACGATCTGGCCAACACGCTCCACAAGGCAGAAGACAACGAAGTAGACGACGAAACCGACGACAGCACGGAAGGCTCGGCATGA
- a CDS encoding restriction endonuclease: MAARKKRRSASRKRREAWLKAGAWSGVIALALLVTFWSTIWPYAVGLLVLGAVGGGGRWLWKTDRMVRGDDRRWRHEDAVRAGHRTLAEVDVMDGTQFEDFVADLCRRDGCTDVRRVGGTGDNGADVRGRLPDGRTMVIQCKRYNPKRKISNGEVRNLLGSQVHFKAEVAVFVTTAYFSGPAERCALQNDVVAVHRDHLGLWNNGAALPSLNAVNGAGQGDRRHRALRKETYE, translated from the coding sequence GTGGCAGCACGCAAGAAGCGTCGGTCGGCATCGCGGAAGCGCCGGGAAGCCTGGCTCAAGGCGGGTGCCTGGAGTGGCGTCATCGCATTGGCGCTGCTCGTGACGTTTTGGTCGACGATCTGGCCCTATGCAGTGGGATTGTTGGTCCTCGGCGCGGTCGGCGGTGGAGGCCGGTGGTTGTGGAAGACGGACCGCATGGTCCGGGGCGACGATCGGCGGTGGCGCCACGAGGACGCCGTCAGGGCGGGCCATCGGACGCTCGCCGAGGTCGACGTGATGGACGGCACGCAGTTCGAGGACTTCGTGGCCGACCTCTGCAGGCGGGACGGCTGTACGGATGTCCGCCGCGTCGGCGGCACAGGGGATAACGGTGCCGACGTGCGCGGACGGCTGCCCGATGGCCGCACGATGGTGATCCAGTGCAAGCGGTACAACCCAAAACGGAAGATCTCCAATGGAGAGGTCCGTAACCTCCTTGGCTCGCAGGTGCACTTCAAGGCCGAAGTTGCCGTCTTCGTCACCACCGCGTACTTCAGCGGACCTGCCGAACGCTGTGCCCTGCAGAACGATGTCGTGGCCGTCCACCGTGATCATCTTGGACTGTGGAACAACGGTGCGGCGCTCCCGTCTCTTAACGCGGTGAACGGCGCTGGTCAGGGCGACCGGCGTCATCGCGCCCTGCGCAAAGAGACGTACGAGTAA